One genomic region from Nymphalis io chromosome 18, ilAglIoxx1.1, whole genome shotgun sequence encodes:
- the LOC126775354 gene encoding uncharacterized protein LOC126775354 isoform X1, whose product MLLSVIGCFVFGALVLMESQFAVMALNINSVFKDIREQLKRILFQLTQETNSKDNCVTINKLSYKKSNSIWIPMTDINQVIDMMGHFKQSFKDNKNTPRIKLAGRIRVLNHSFVSTCAVIRKLNDEENILLFFHLTIFVMHFATSLIGLYIFIQSIEFSNSKLFMLIVDLIWFIWHIVKPMLLIEPCQQTQDELAEIRLLVGQIICHVNSESDPLLGVMDAFFQQIILNETSYTVIGICSLTRHIMSKIVGGATTMLLIFMGT is encoded by the exons ATGCTTTTGTCTGTTATTGGGTGCTTTGTATTCGGCGCGTTGGTTTTGATGGAGAGCCAATTTGCAGTAATGGCGCTAAATATCAATTCAGTATTCAAGGACATAAGGGAACAGCTTAAGAGGATTTTGTTTCAGCTAACTCaagaaa cAAATTCTAAAGACAATTgcgttacaattaataaattaagttataagaAATCAAACAGTATTTGGATACCCATGACAGATATAAACCAGGTTATAGATATGATGGGGCATTTCAAACAATCTtttaaag ataataaaaatacgccTCGAATAAAGCTGGCAGGCAGAATTCGTGTTCTGAACCACAGTTTTGTTTCAACTTGTGCAGTGATCCGAAAACTGAATGACGAAGAAAACATTTTGCTCTTTTTTCACCTTACTATATTCGTTATGCACTTCGCAACATCATTAAtcggtttatatatttttattcagtcaatAG AATTTTCAAACTCGAAATTATTTATGCTCATCGTCGACCTTATATGGTTTATTTGGCATATCGTGAAACCCATGTTGCTTATTGAACCTTGTCAGCAGACACAGGATGAG CTTGCAGAGATAAGACTTCTGGTAGGTCAGATAATCTGCCACGTGAACTCGGAAAGTGACCCTCTGCTCGGTGTGATGGACGCGTTCTTCCAACAAATTATTCTGAACGAAACCTCCTATACAGTCATAGGCATATGTTCCTTAACAAGACATATTATGTCGAAG ATAGTGGGAGGTGCCACGACtatgttgttaatttttatggGGACATAA
- the LOC126775354 gene encoding uncharacterized protein LOC126775354 isoform X2 has protein sequence MALNINSVFKDIREQLKRILFQLTQETNSKDNCVTINKLSYKKSNSIWIPMTDINQVIDMMGHFKQSFKDNKNTPRIKLAGRIRVLNHSFVSTCAVIRKLNDEENILLFFHLTIFVMHFATSLIGLYIFIQSIEFSNSKLFMLIVDLIWFIWHIVKPMLLIEPCQQTQDELAEIRLLVGQIICHVNSESDPLLGVMDAFFQQIILNETSYTVIGICSLTRHIMSKIVGGATTMLLIFMGT, from the exons ATGGCGCTAAATATCAATTCAGTATTCAAGGACATAAGGGAACAGCTTAAGAGGATTTTGTTTCAGCTAACTCaagaaa cAAATTCTAAAGACAATTgcgttacaattaataaattaagttataagaAATCAAACAGTATTTGGATACCCATGACAGATATAAACCAGGTTATAGATATGATGGGGCATTTCAAACAATCTtttaaag ataataaaaatacgccTCGAATAAAGCTGGCAGGCAGAATTCGTGTTCTGAACCACAGTTTTGTTTCAACTTGTGCAGTGATCCGAAAACTGAATGACGAAGAAAACATTTTGCTCTTTTTTCACCTTACTATATTCGTTATGCACTTCGCAACATCATTAAtcggtttatatatttttattcagtcaatAG AATTTTCAAACTCGAAATTATTTATGCTCATCGTCGACCTTATATGGTTTATTTGGCATATCGTGAAACCCATGTTGCTTATTGAACCTTGTCAGCAGACACAGGATGAG CTTGCAGAGATAAGACTTCTGGTAGGTCAGATAATCTGCCACGTGAACTCGGAAAGTGACCCTCTGCTCGGTGTGATGGACGCGTTCTTCCAACAAATTATTCTGAACGAAACCTCCTATACAGTCATAGGCATATGTTCCTTAACAAGACATATTATGTCGAAG ATAGTGGGAGGTGCCACGACtatgttgttaatttttatggGGACATAA